DNA from Thermococcus argininiproducens:
CAAAGTATTTGAGGGGATTCCCTTCAATGATTACAACGACTTTCCAATGGCCCTTGCAGTTCACTTAGCTTGGCTCCTTCCGTTAGTTCTGTTGTTTAAAAGGAAGGTTCTCTGACTTTTTTTCTTTTTAACCAAAAGCTTAAACTACTATGAGTGCTATTTTCTTATGGTGAGATTATGAGAGAAGCGATGTATTGGGAACCCCTTGAGGGGAATAGGGTGAGATGTCATTTGTGTCCTTTGAATTGTATTGTTAGTGAAGGGCAAAGGGGATCATGTAGGATTAGAAAAAATATTAATGGGAAACTCTATACACTCAATTATGGGAAAGTTTCTTCCATGGCTGCGGATCCAATAGAGAAAAAACCTCTTTATCATTTTCATCCCGGTTCGTGCGCTTTCTCGATAGGTACAGTTGGGTGCAATATGCATTGTATCCATTGTCAAAACTGGGAGATAAGTCAAGCTGATGAGAGATTTCCGTATTTGGAAAATGCTACTTCTGAAGCTATAGTTCGATTAGCTAAACACTATAACTGTGAAAGCGTAGCTTATACTTATAATGAGCCGACGATATGGTATGAGTTTGTTCTTGATACAGCAAAGTTGGCTAAGAACGAAGGATTGAACAATATTCTAGTGACAAATGGCTACATTAATGAGGATCCTTTTAGAGAATTAGCTCCATATATAAATGCAATGAACATAGATATCAAGGCATTTAGTGATGAATTTTATAGAAAAGTGGCAAAGGTTCCAAGTATTGAGCCAAGCAAGAGAACAGCAATTATAGCAAAGAGAGAATTTGGAATTCATGTAGAACTTACTTACCTCATTATTCCAACACTTAACGATAAAGAGGAAGAAATTAGAAGTTTTGTGAGATGGGTAATCAAAGAACTTGGGGATGACACGCCCGTCCACTTCTCTCGCTTCTTTCCTCATTATGAGCTTCTATCTTTACCCCCAACCCCAGTAAGAACAATTGAGAAGGCTTATCGTGTAGCAAGAGAGGAGGGACTAAAATTTGTATATACAGGCAATGTCCCGGGCCATGAAGGCGAGCATACATATTGTCCAAAATGTGGAAAACCTTTAATAGTTCGGTGGGGCTTTACCATAGAAGAGTATCACATAAAAGATGGGAAATGTGAATACTGTGGTGAACCAATACCAATAATTGGAGGACACAAAAAAAGACATTACAGAGGAATGTGGTGGTAATATGGAGACGATGAAAGTTAGATTTTATATTGAAGGTCTTTCTAATAATAAGAAAGCTTTGGAAAGGGCTGTTGAGGAGATAGTAAAATCACTCAAAAACGAGGACACTCTTAAAGTTGAAAATATAAGGGCTGAGGAGATTCTAGAAAATCCTGATGATGACATGTTAAAATACTCAATGATGGTAGAAGTAGATCTCGAGGGCCCTTTTAAGGGGATAGTAAAAGCAACAATGAAATATGCTCCAGTGGTTGTTGAAGTGATATCTCCAGCAAAAATGGAGATAGAAGGGAAAGAATTAATGAAAATTCTAGGAGAGGTCTCTCTTTTTATGGGAGAGCTCATGAAGAATTTTGGCACTCTGGCAGTTTATCCTGGACTTGCAGAACTCCCAGAACCAAAACTCGGTTATAGCAGAGAGGAGATAGAAGACTTTATAATAGATGGCAGGGAAATTCTCTACCGCTTTGTTGTTGAGGTATTTGGAGAAGACCAAAAGGCTATTGAAGATGTTTTGAAGAAAGCATTTGACTATGAAGGCGCTAAAATAAACAAAATCGTCAGTAAAGTTCAAGAAGAAAAGAATGGAAAGCTTCGTATATTAGCTGCTGCAGAGTTGATCTCTTCATTTGAGACTCTTTTTCAGCTTACAGGAAAATTTGCTCCTGTTGCAATCTCCATAACGGAACCAGAAATAATTGATGTAAGTGCAGCAGAGCTTCAGAATGTCTTAACGGACTTGGCGAATTTTGTTTATGAGCTCATTCATAGACCCATCAAAAAGAAGCTTGTTGAGCATGACACGTTTAAAATCAAACTTTCTTGATTTTTAGATCTTTTATTTTAAAAGCAGAAATGTTTATAAGTTCTTTTACATAGCAGGGGATTAATGAGTCATTAACATTTAATTTTTGGTTAAGATATTATCGGCAAAAGGCGAATTAGGTGTAGGCATTAAGTAAATGCCATTTTTGGTCATTACGGCAATGAGCGAGCTCTTTTAATCGTTAGAAAGGGTCTGAAAGCGAAAAGTATATAAACCCCAAGGCACCTATAGGTAATGAAGAATACCATAGTTAGGGGTTTAGCCCCTACGAGGTATTGGAGGTGTGAAGATATGAAAGCAAGAAAAATAATTGCATTGGGTGTCGGCGCCCTTGTAGCAGGGGGCCTTGGAGCAGTAGCAGCTCAAACCGAGAATGTATATGCTGGCCTTAATATTGAAAAAGCCGTAATTGCCTTCCCAACAACCGCAGAGGTTGATGGACAAGTTGTCCACGTTAAAGAAGACGGATTAGCAGCTGCAAGGCTTGCCTTGGCACTCTTCCAAGACTCAATTACATCAACAGAGGTAGAAGTAAAAGCTACTGACACACACAGGACATTGGCATTTGAAGATGATGACAGTGCACCATGGTGGTTTAACACATCAATGTATGTTCCAGACTTTGAGACATTCCCATACTCAATAGAGGTTCCAAACACTACAACACCAGCCGGAGAGAACATAACAATTTGGTTTGACTGGTCTAGAATAAGTGCCAACACAACTGAAGAGACATTTATGATCAACAGTACCACAGCTAACCCAGCTATAAAGATCTACTTTGGTCCAGACATAAGCCCATTCCCCGAATTCCCAGGTACTCCTATCTACTTGGATGGTGAAGCTTACTTCTATGACTCAGAGTCCTCAGAACCACTTCAAACCTATGAAGTTGGTGTCCCAGTTGCTGACATTACAGGTTGGGAGATAACCTTTGTTGATTATGAACTCACAACCCCACCAAGAGCCCTTGTCCAAATTAAGGGTCCAGGTGCTGACCAAGCAGACCTTGTTATCATGAACAGAAGTGTTAACTACATCTTGTACGTCGATGATGATGGCAACAATGTAATTGAAGCAGAGGGAGTAGACTTTACAAACGTTGACGACAGAATACAAGAACTCAAAGAAGCTGGTGTAGAACACATCCTTAAGATGAACATTGGTGACACATTCTTCGGTGTCCTTGGAAGCCAATACATCTACGTTGACTGGACTCACTACTGGTTCACAGGAAGTGTAGAGAAGGGAGAAGTTGTAGTAGACAACTGGTTGCTTAACTGGACAGCAAACGGTACTCAAGTTTGGGTCTACTTCAACGGTACAGCAACACTTGGCTTTGGTGAGGACTTCGAACTCGCTGACCTTGGTGTATTTCTCACAACCGACGACGGAACTGACTACCGCCTTGTTTGGTACACAGAGAGAGTTGTTGACACCTACACCCAATACATGATCCCATCAATCGACCCATATGCAGTTGCAGTCCCAGACTACGAAGTTGACTTGGCAGAGTTCAACGTTGCTGACAACACCAAGGATGTTTACATCATTGGTGGATGGGTAAGCAACAAGGTCTGGGCACAACTCGAGGAGATCTTCGGCGAAGAGAAAGTTGCAGAGTGGAAAGAGGACGTCATGGACGAAGACGGCTACGCATTAATCGTTGAGCCACTTCCAAACGACCCAGACAACTACGTCATAATTGCTGCAGGACAAGACTACACTAAGACTGCAGAGGCAATTGACGAACTTATAAACCTAATAGAGTCAAACTGAAGGCTTTAGCCTTTTCTTAACTTCTTTTTAACTTTGTATTTTGTTATAAAAACTCTGGTTCAAATTTAATTTTAGGTTTTTGTGATCTTCTCGTAGAATTCCCTTTCTCTGGGGTCTAACATTTTTAGAAATTCTTCTTTGCTTTTAAAGGGTCTTTGTGCGAGGATCCTAATTATTCTCTTCTTGCCGAGCCCTGGAAGATAACTGAGCACTTTGGAGCTTTCGTTATTGATATTCACTGGAATCGGAATTCCCGTTATGCTTCTAAATCCATGACCAACTATTACCACATTATAGAGCTTATTGAGTTCTATCTCCTTTGGAATTCCTACTATAAGAGGATAACTTCCTATCTGTCTGCCATAAGTTAGACCATTATCAAAAACTTCTGCCCTAACTTCTTTCAAAATCGTGCCCACAGGAACCAAGCGTTTGAGCATTGGATAGTCTATCTCATGTCTTATTTTATATTTATAGTGCTGAATTAGCTTTTTATGCTTTTCAATCTTAACTTTTTCTCGCATATGCCAGAGGGGAGTACCGGGGAAGACAACTACTTGTCTGATGTTAATTCTTCTTACCAAGAGGTCGTCATCAAGTATTCTTTTCAAAAATTCATATGTAAGCTCGTATGTTTTTTTAGTCTCTCCTGGCAATCCAAATAGGATGTTTATTCCAGGTAAAAGCCATGGCATTCCATTATAGCCTCTCTTTGCCCCGACATCATTTAAGATTTTAACGGCTTCATAAGCTTCATCTGGCGTGGAATTTAGATTATTAAGTTTTGCCACTTTTGGATCAGCAGTTTCAAGTCCAAAGGCAACAACGTTCCCGGGAGTTCCATATTTTATGAGGGCCTTTGCTATCTTAATACCTTCCTGGGGGTAGTTTGCTATTATAGCAGGATTTGCATTATCCACATGGAGAGTCTTTATCAGGGGTGCTGCATCTCTAATTCCCCTAAATAAATCTTCAAGTGCCTTAGGGTTCGGGATGGGCACTCTATCATTTGGTTTTGCCATATAGGAAAATATACAGCTTTGTCTCCCAATCCTAAAGTGTCTCACTCCCAGATCATAGAGGATTTGAATCTCCTTTATAATGTCTTTAATGGGCCTGTCTTCAATTGTTTTGTATCTCACAGGCTCAGTACAGAAACTACATCCTCCAATACCTGCAGCTTTTGGGCATCCCCTTTGGGTCTCAATTTCGACTATCACAAAATGGGGATAGTCTGGAAATTGTTTCACAACCTCAGCTCCTAGAAGAGCGTAGTCTTTAAGCTCTTCATAAGTTCTGAATCTAAGTGGGTCAGCTTCTTTAGGGTTTTTAAAGAAGTCGTAAAGAAAAGCTTCCAGATCACCATAGACTATGTGATCAAAAACCGTCTGGGCAAGCATAAGTTCTTTTGAGCTTATTTTTGTTCCTCCTCCATGAGCAGAGCCCATAAAAGCTGGGCCACCAAGTATTTTAGTACCTTTAAGGTGCTTTATGAATTTTGCAACTTCTTCTACTTGGGATGGGACTGCAGACAAGTACTTGCCTGGAGTATGGAGACCACCGATGTAAATAATAATATCGGCTTTTTCTAGGATTTCCTTAGCTTTTAATACATTGGGGGTCTTGTTTCGTGTTTTTATCCCTTGCTCTCCTTCATATGTAAACCGAAGATCATCTATAGTGAGGTAGAAAACTTGGGCATTTTTATTAGCCTTTTTTATAGCTCCATAAGCATATCGGGGGTAGATTCCTAGATAAGGAGGTACACCAAGGCCAGCTGGCTCATCTGTATAACCGTCAATTATGGTAATTATCATGTTTAAAAGTTCGGAGGGGGGTTTAAAAATTAAGCGCCATATTTTTAAATTTTGGAGTCCCATATTAAGAAAGGGAATAACATGTCTGATTTGGGTCTTAGTGTTAAGGAGGACCTGAAGAAAATAGTCCAAGCTCTTCCTCAGCTAGCTCCCAAGGAACTTCTTTCTTATTGGATAAATACTGAAGCCGAAGAAGCAGAGATATATTATAAGTTGTATAAGCTAAGTAAGGAACTTGAATTGGAAGTAGAAATTTCAGAGGTTTTTTATTATCTTTATGAAGACAGTCTTAAACATGCAGAGAAGCTTCTTAAGGTTTACAAAGGGCTGTTTCCTGAGGAGGAAATTCCTAAAGTCAATCTTCCATCTTTGAAAATAGTGTGGGATGTTGATAAACTTAGTTCTCTTATGCGGAGAGGCGACTTAGAGGAGCTCTTTGACATTCTTCTTGAAAACAAGAAGATAATTGTAGACATCTATGAGTATCTTCTCACAGTATCTGAGGAACCAGAGATGAAAGAAATATTTCAATGGCTTGCAGGTGTCGAGAATGGACATTATGCCAAGTTAAAAACTATCAGGGAGCGGTATTTAAAGGGGAAAACTCAGACCAGGACTTAGAGAAGCAAGTTGTTTTCTCTAAGGTACTCTTCTATTTCCTTTATTTCATTTATCCCTAGTTGAAATACTCTCTTTTGGGCATGAGGGATATTGTCAAAGAGGGTTTTAACTTTCTTGAACTCTTCCTTGCTGAGGTTTAGCATGTGGTAAGAATTTTTTAAAGCTTTACTGGCTTTTTTTCTCCGATGTTGAAAGAGGGCTTTGACCAAGTCTTCATTAAGAGGTATTTGCTCGAGTTTTGTTTTTGGCTCTAGAATCACAACGGCAGAGTCCACTTTTGGTCTTGGATAAAAGGCCCCTTTGCCAATTTTTTCCACAAGTTCAACATCGGCTTTACTCTGTACCATAACGGAGAGTCGAGAATAGTTTTTATCTCCGGGTTTTGCTATCATTCGTTCAGCAAATTCTAATTGATATATTAACACGGCCCTTTTGAAGTTGTATTTCAAAAATTTGAAAGTTATGGGAGAAGATATCTGGTATGGGAGGTTTGAGACTATTCTATCGAATTCTGGGAAGTCTATTTTAAGGGCGTCCCCTTCTAAGATTTCTACGTTGTCCCAGTTATATTCGTTTTTCAATATTTTGACTATCCTAGGGTCTTTTTCAATAGTGTATACTTTTTTTGCTTTTTTGGATAATTCATCCGTCAAAACCCCTAATCCGGGTCCTATCTCAAGGACAGTTTCGTTCTTAGCTATTTCAGCTCGTTCAACCTCCCTTTTAATAACATCCTCTACTATTAGAAAATTTTGTCCAAGATCTGAATTTGGCTTCAGGTTATATTTAGAAATTAAAGAAAAGATTCTAGAACTTAGCATTTTTATTCCCTGAATATTCTTCTTGAACCGACAAATAGTCTATACCTGTCCTTGTTTTCGAGTTCATCTAGGATCCTCTTTGCTATCATTTTCACAGGATCGGGAAGACCTTTTACTCGGTGCTTTAGATCATCAAAGCTTTTGAAGGGTTCTCTTTCTCTTTCCTCGAGAATCTCCCACATGTGCTTTTTCCCTATTCCTGGAAGTAATTCTAGGCTGTGGAGTCTATTAGTGATGGGTGGAGCTAGGTTAAAGAATTTGATAAAACGTTCCTCATTATTTTTCACTATTTCTTCAAGTACGTATGGTACCTCAGCTTTTGCAGTTGGGGTTAGGTCATCATAGTTGAGTTTTTTGGTTATCATGAGGATCTTATCCCTCTCACCTTTTCCAACAAATACCCTCTCGTAGAGCATGAGATCAGTTTTGGGAATAACTTCCAGAAGTGTAAATGCCTTCTCTCCTATTACTTGCCCGATGGGCCTTTTTTCTCTAAAGTTCCTGTGTTCTAGGTCAAGATAACC
Protein-coding regions in this window:
- the amrS gene encoding AmmeMemoRadiSam system radical SAM enzyme; translation: MREAMYWEPLEGNRVRCHLCPLNCIVSEGQRGSCRIRKNINGKLYTLNYGKVSSMAADPIEKKPLYHFHPGSCAFSIGTVGCNMHCIHCQNWEISQADERFPYLENATSEAIVRLAKHYNCESVAYTYNEPTIWYEFVLDTAKLAKNEGLNNILVTNGYINEDPFRELAPYINAMNIDIKAFSDEFYRKVAKVPSIEPSKRTAIIAKREFGIHVELTYLIIPTLNDKEEEIRSFVRWVIKELGDDTPVHFSRFFPHYELLSLPPTPVRTIEKAYRVAREEGLKFVYTGNVPGHEGEHTYCPKCGKPLIVRWGFTIEEYHIKDGKCEYCGEPIPIIGGHKKRHYRGMWW
- a CDS encoding radical SAM protein gives rise to the protein MIITIIDGYTDEPAGLGVPPYLGIYPRYAYGAIKKANKNAQVFYLTIDDLRFTYEGEQGIKTRNKTPNVLKAKEILEKADIIIYIGGLHTPGKYLSAVPSQVEEVAKFIKHLKGTKILGGPAFMGSAHGGGTKISSKELMLAQTVFDHIVYGDLEAFLYDFFKNPKEADPLRFRTYEELKDYALLGAEVVKQFPDYPHFVIVEIETQRGCPKAAGIGGCSFCTEPVRYKTIEDRPIKDIIKEIQILYDLGVRHFRIGRQSCIFSYMAKPNDRVPIPNPKALEDLFRGIRDAAPLIKTLHVDNANPAIIANYPQEGIKIAKALIKYGTPGNVVAFGLETADPKVAKLNNLNSTPDEAYEAVKILNDVGAKRGYNGMPWLLPGINILFGLPGETKKTYELTYEFLKRILDDDLLVRRINIRQVVVFPGTPLWHMREKVKIEKHKKLIQHYKYKIRHEIDYPMLKRLVPVGTILKEVRAEVFDNGLTYGRQIGSYPLIVGIPKEIELNKLYNVVIVGHGFRSITGIPIPVNINNESSKVLSYLPGLGKKRIIRILAQRPFKSKEEFLKMLDPREREFYEKITKT
- a CDS encoding ferritin-like domain-containing protein; the encoded protein is MSDLGLSVKEDLKKIVQALPQLAPKELLSYWINTEAEEAEIYYKLYKLSKELELEVEISEVFYYLYEDSLKHAEKLLKVYKGLFPEEEIPKVNLPSLKIVWDVDKLSSLMRRGDLEELFDILLENKKIIVDIYEYLLTVSEEPEMKEIFQWLAGVENGHYAKLKTIRERYLKGKTQTRT
- the rsmA gene encoding 16S rRNA (adenine(1518)-N(6)/adenine(1519)-N(6))-dimethyltransferase RsmA is translated as MLSSRIFSLISKYNLKPNSDLGQNFLIVEDVIKREVERAEIAKNETVLEIGPGLGVLTDELSKKAKKVYTIEKDPRIVKILKNEYNWDNVEILEGDALKIDFPEFDRIVSNLPYQISSPITFKFLKYNFKRAVLIYQLEFAERMIAKPGDKNYSRLSVMVQSKADVELVEKIGKGAFYPRPKVDSAVVILEPKTKLEQIPLNEDLVKALFQHRRKKASKALKNSYHMLNLSKEEFKKVKTLFDNIPHAQKRVFQLGINEIKEIEEYLRENNLLL
- a CDS encoding DUF655 domain-containing protein, which codes for MDYYRRRHSYAQSVNKKRHNIEYEEYAYVLDYLPTGYLDLEHRNFREKRPIGQVIGEKAFTLLEVIPKTDLMLYERVFVGKGERDKILMITKKLNYDDLTPTAKAEVPYVLEEIVKNNEERFIKFFNLAPPITNRLHSLELLPGIGKKHMWEILEEREREPFKSFDDLKHRVKGLPDPVKMIAKRILDELENKDRYRLFVGSRRIFRE